The following proteins are co-located in the Marispirochaeta aestuarii genome:
- a CDS encoding cyclic nucleotide-binding domain-containing protein: MSSLHGDLELLFERTIPFRFLPLAERQKLAGNMDRRVYVQGETVLAHGISLYPEFFFVQSGSVGVYDPRLPDLRNNLIPAGSYFGERGVLFKEAYRFDFIAEEETICYAVPAQVFLGILRSSRAFAQALGSILLDKQGIFAEFSSFSAEIMRAVNRGFLDIRGLLRHYRELEPALHPLLRSHEIDFGALLYAVRRLPENVTRNHTYLLTDDLPTEFSEPELFFTAIESKARRRDIWEMLPGKSMVLLRSGMSDMVDIITLLCLYAVEAVKIRSRLHDPFSIRLVEEGKLQQHQNPEKTAELESSLLEQLDFSPPEIEGLKSVWPRAVLPRLSEIVRHRESINIDFRRHVPTFHRHRSQAWTHQVADAAKRLLGFEPADLPEDVPVYIISSNDHSVANCLNPDPRRYGDQILQWGKEIRHPYTENPWENTEDLIYAMGPDFWRAHPGLERCNELECGLLRLSDTASTGIQVQLVNIAALKLDALDRSIPRPGSPGTGLIINIDYAFGEQAEDIIRNLILLFGRNLAGINVLGKAGALVGRRGDILIPDAFIEQASDRFYPLSGAQPGTAERLARLVPGRDVHSGPILTVAGTLMQNRRMLYFYRHIWGCIGLEMEGTFYYRQLLEAGELGVIPREVPIRFLYYVSDLPLAHRDSLSVRLHPSMGIPPLYGITREILTSILS; the protein is encoded by the coding sequence ATGAGCAGTCTCCATGGCGATCTTGAGCTCCTTTTTGAACGGACTATTCCATTCAGATTCCTTCCCCTGGCTGAACGTCAGAAACTCGCCGGCAATATGGACCGGCGTGTCTATGTTCAGGGAGAGACAGTCCTTGCCCACGGAATCAGCCTGTATCCTGAGTTCTTCTTCGTTCAAAGCGGCAGTGTAGGGGTCTATGATCCAAGGCTGCCGGATCTGCGCAACAATCTGATACCCGCGGGCAGTTATTTCGGCGAGCGGGGGGTCCTGTTCAAGGAAGCCTACCGATTTGATTTTATCGCCGAAGAGGAGACAATCTGTTATGCTGTTCCGGCTCAGGTGTTCCTGGGGATTCTGCGATCCTCCCGGGCCTTTGCCCAGGCCCTGGGGAGCATTCTCCTGGATAAGCAGGGGATTTTTGCGGAGTTCAGCAGTTTTTCCGCAGAAATCATGCGGGCTGTCAACCGGGGATTCCTTGATATCCGCGGATTACTCCGACACTATCGGGAACTCGAGCCGGCCCTTCATCCTCTGCTCCGTTCTCATGAGATTGATTTCGGAGCGCTGTTATACGCAGTCCGGCGGCTGCCTGAGAATGTAACGAGGAATCATACCTATCTGCTGACGGACGATTTGCCCACCGAGTTTTCCGAGCCCGAGCTGTTTTTTACCGCCATCGAATCAAAGGCCAGGCGGAGGGATATCTGGGAGATGCTTCCGGGTAAGAGCATGGTACTGCTTCGCTCCGGCATGTCCGATATGGTGGATATTATTACCCTGTTGTGTCTCTATGCTGTTGAGGCGGTGAAGATACGCAGCCGTCTTCATGATCCTTTTTCCATACGCCTGGTGGAAGAGGGAAAGCTGCAGCAGCATCAGAATCCTGAAAAAACTGCAGAATTAGAGAGCTCCCTGCTGGAACAGCTGGATTTCTCACCCCCTGAGATAGAGGGACTGAAATCGGTGTGGCCCCGGGCGGTTCTCCCCCGGCTCAGCGAAATCGTCCGTCACAGGGAGAGCATCAATATCGATTTCCGGCGGCATGTACCGACCTTTCACCGCCATCGGTCCCAGGCTTGGACGCATCAGGTAGCAGACGCTGCAAAAAGACTGCTGGGTTTTGAGCCGGCGGATCTGCCTGAGGATGTTCCTGTTTACATTATCAGCTCCAACGATCACTCCGTGGCCAACTGTCTGAATCCTGATCCCCGGCGTTACGGGGACCAGATTCTCCAGTGGGGCAAGGAGATCCGCCATCCCTATACAGAGAATCCCTGGGAGAACACCGAGGACCTTATCTACGCCATGGGACCTGATTTCTGGCGAGCCCACCCCGGACTGGAACGCTGCAACGAGCTGGAGTGCGGGCTTCTCCGTTTAAGCGATACCGCCTCCACGGGAATCCAGGTACAGCTGGTAAATATTGCGGCCCTGAAACTGGACGCCCTGGACAGGAGCATACCCAGACCCGGGAGTCCCGGCACCGGCCTGATAATAAACATTGACTACGCCTTCGGCGAGCAGGCGGAGGATATAATACGGAACCTGATTCTGCTTTTCGGGCGTAACCTCGCGGGAATCAACGTTCTCGGCAAGGCTGGTGCCCTTGTAGGGCGGAGGGGTGATATCCTGATTCCCGATGCCTTTATCGAGCAGGCTTCCGACAGGTTTTACCCCTTAAGCGGAGCACAGCCCGGTACGGCGGAGCGTCTGGCCAGGCTCGTCCCCGGACGGGATGTTCACTCCGGTCCGATTCTCACGGTTGCGGGAACCCTCATGCAGAACCGCCGAATGCTCTATTTTTATCGTCATATATGGGGCTGCATCGGTCTCGAGATGGAGGGAACCTTCTATTACCGGCAGCTTCTGGAGGCCGGAGAGCTTGGTGTTATTCCGAGGGAGGTACCAATCCGATTCCTCTATTATGTTTCCGATCTTCCCCTGGCTCACAGGGATTCCCTTAGCGTCCGTCTGCATCCGTCGATGGGTATTCCCCCTCTGTATGGAATAACCAGAGAAATCCTGACATCTATTCTCTCCTAG
- a CDS encoding MarR family winged helix-turn-helix transcriptional regulator, producing the protein MARKRDISEEVLVTIRQIVRAIDLHSKKLAKTYGLTGPQLIVLQEIADRDVLTTGDLAKNISLSHATVTSIVDRLVARGLVQRIRGIQDKRKMYLRLTEDGLDRVRNKPSMLQDNFIKAFNSLNSWEQTLLLSSMQRIAAMMNADGLKTDSFLISHPASFTEEELEEYYKKE; encoded by the coding sequence ATGGCACGCAAACGAGATATTAGTGAAGAAGTGCTGGTTACAATACGTCAGATTGTCCGCGCTATTGATCTTCACTCAAAAAAACTGGCGAAAACGTATGGTTTAACCGGACCCCAGCTGATCGTCCTTCAGGAAATTGCCGATCGCGATGTCCTGACGACGGGGGACTTGGCAAAGAACATTTCTCTGAGCCATGCGACAGTAACGAGTATTGTCGACAGGCTGGTTGCACGGGGACTGGTCCAGCGAATCCGGGGTATACAGGATAAACGCAAGATGTATCTTCGCCTGACTGAGGACGGTCTTGACCGGGTAAGGAACAAACCGTCCATGCTCCAGGATAACTTTATCAAAGCCTTCAACAGCCTGAACAGCTGGGAGCAGACACTTCTTCTCTCTTCCATGCAGAGAATTGCCGCCATGATGAACGCAGACGGCCTCAAAACCGATTCATTCCTGATCAGTCACCCCGCTTCATTTACCGAAGAGGAGTTGGAAGAGTATTACAAGAAGGAGTAG
- a CDS encoding quaternary amine ABC transporter ATP-binding protein, which yields MALISVRNLYKVFGPNPKRVFPLLEQGKSKPEILKRTGCTVAINGASFDIEKRETFVVMGLSGSGKSTMIRCLNRLIEPTRGEIILDGQDIMKMDKEKLRETRRYKMSMVFQHFGLLPHRSVINNVEFGLEIGGMDKDERQKKAMKAIELVGLKGFEYSKPAQLSGGMQQRVGLARALANDPEILLMDEAFSALDPLIRTQMQDELLELQAKMHKTIIFITHDLDEALKLGDRIVILGPEGRVRQIGTPEEILSSPADDYVKEFVQNVDRTKVITTSSIMKSHATVSYPADGPATATRIMEKNRLNAIFVTDSDRKLMGLVTIDDAAKAAKKGQKDLTPIIQDNIYTTYPDTAISDLLGTAVTTTYPIAVIDENNVFHGVVDRGAILAEVTIGIDDEAAPTRLSELNGQEEDAETRENA from the coding sequence ATGGCATTAATTTCCGTCAGAAACCTTTACAAGGTTTTCGGACCAAACCCGAAACGGGTTTTTCCCCTCCTTGAACAGGGGAAGTCCAAACCAGAAATACTCAAGCGTACCGGATGCACCGTCGCAATAAACGGTGCAAGCTTTGACATCGAAAAACGGGAAACCTTTGTCGTTATGGGTCTTTCCGGAAGCGGCAAATCAACCATGATCCGCTGCCTGAATCGTCTTATCGAACCCACCAGGGGCGAAATCATCCTGGACGGACAGGACATCATGAAAATGGACAAGGAAAAGCTCCGGGAAACCCGGCGCTATAAAATGTCCATGGTCTTTCAGCATTTCGGACTGCTGCCCCACAGAAGCGTTATCAACAACGTTGAATTCGGCCTTGAAATCGGCGGCATGGACAAGGACGAACGGCAGAAAAAGGCAATGAAGGCCATAGAACTCGTCGGCCTGAAGGGTTTTGAATACAGCAAGCCCGCGCAGCTTTCAGGAGGCATGCAGCAGCGAGTCGGTCTTGCCAGGGCCCTGGCGAATGATCCGGAAATCCTTTTAATGGATGAGGCCTTCAGCGCCCTTGATCCACTGATCAGAACCCAGATGCAGGACGAACTGCTGGAACTTCAGGCAAAGATGCACAAAACCATCATCTTTATTACCCACGACCTGGATGAAGCCCTCAAACTCGGCGACCGGATAGTAATACTGGGTCCCGAAGGACGGGTACGACAGATCGGAACTCCCGAGGAAATCCTCTCCAGCCCCGCCGACGATTACGTAAAAGAGTTTGTTCAGAATGTCGACCGGACCAAGGTGATCACCACTTCGTCCATCATGAAAAGTCATGCCACGGTCAGCTACCCCGCGGACGGCCCGGCGACTGCCACACGCATCATGGAAAAGAACCGCCTGAACGCGATTTTTGTAACCGACAGTGATCGGAAACTGATGGGCCTTGTAACCATCGACGACGCGGCAAAAGCGGCAAAAAAGGGGCAGAAAGATCTGACCCCGATTATTCAGGACAATATCTATACCACTTATCCCGACACTGCCATATCCGATCTTCTCGGAACCGCGGTAACGACAACTTATCCCATCGCAGTAATTGATGAGAATAACGTCTTTCACGGGGTTGTTGACCGCGGCGCGATTCTGGCGGAGGTTACCATAGGCATCGACGATGAAGCCGCCCCGACCCGTTTAAGCGAACTGAACGGCCAGGAAGAAGATGCTGAAACACGGGAGAACGCATAA